GGCAAACATGAGGACAAAGAGGCCAAGAGTGATGCATTGAGTTGGTGATATCAATGTTTGTGAATATGCTACTAAGGTCAGTGCTGCTCCAATTGATCCAATTACAAGAGAATTAATGTTC
This sequence is a window from Arachis stenosperma cultivar V10309 chromosome 10, arast.V10309.gnm1.PFL2, whole genome shotgun sequence. Protein-coding genes within it:
- the LOC130957647 gene encoding uncharacterized protein LOC130957647 codes for the protein FKINTSITDSSFWKKKKMVMRQNINSLVIGSIGAALTLVAYSQTLISPTQCITLGLFVLMFALLIREGLISF